The Lactuca sativa cultivar Salinas chromosome 2, Lsat_Salinas_v11, whole genome shotgun sequence genome includes a window with the following:
- the LOC111898570 gene encoding syntaxin-121 — translation MNDLLSGSFSGSRVSDIEMGNAATTDGTNLEKFFGDVAEIKEELKGLENLHNQLQESNEQSKSLYNATSIKNLRTKMDNDVALSLKKAKLIKTRLEALDRSSEANRNLHGCGPGSSTDRTRISVVNGLRKQLQSFMKSFTDLRLKMASEHRETVQRRYYTVTGEKPDEGTVDNLISTGESETFLQKAIQEQGRGQVMETILEIQERHDAVTVIERNLKELHQVFMDMAVLVESQGEQLDDIESHVNRANSFVRGGAQQLQVARKTQKNTRKWTCFGILLLLIIIAIIVLSIRPWK, via the coding sequence ATGAACGACCTACTCTCCGGATCTTTTTCCGGCAGCCGCGTCAGCGACATAGAGATGGGTAACGCCGCCACAACCGACGGCACAAACCTCGAGAAATTCTTCGGAGATGTGGCGGAGATCAAGGAAGAGCTAAAGGGTCTTGAAAATCTTCATAATCAACTGCAAGAGTCAAATGAACAAAGCAAAAGCCTATACAACGCCACCTCCATCAAAAACCTCCGGACCAAAATGGACAACGACGTCGCTTTATCTCTCAAAAAAGCGAAGCTCATCAAAACCCGTTTAGAGGCCCTTGATCGTTCCAGTGAAGCCAATAGGAACCTCCATGGCTGCGGTCCAGGAAGCTCCACCGACCGTACACGAATCTCCGTCGTTAACGGCCTACGGAAGCAGCTTCAATCGTTCATGAAATCTTTCACCGACCTCCGTCTGAAAATGGCGTCCGAGCATCGAGAAACTGTCCAACGAAGGTACTACACAGTCACCGGAGAAAAACCCGACGAGGGTACAGTCGATAACCTGATCTCCACCGGAGAAAGTGAGACGTTTTTACAGAAAGCGATCCAGGAGCAGGGTAGAGGGCAGGTGATGGAAACAATATTGGAAATTCAAGAACGCCATGATGCAGTAACAGTAATAGAGAGGAATCTGAAGGAACTGCATCAAGTGTTCATGGACATGGCGGTGTTGGTGGAGAGCCAAGGAGAGCAGCTAGACGACATCGAGAGCCATGTTAATAGGGCGAACTCGTTTGTGAGAGGCGGTGCACAACAGTTGCAGGTGGCAAGAAAGACGCAGAAGAATACCAGGAAATGGACATGTTTTGGGATTCTTTTGTTGTTGATTATCATCGCCATTATCGTTCTCTCAATTAGGCCATGGAAGTAG